The Sandaracinaceae bacterium genome has a segment encoding these proteins:
- a CDS encoding protein phosphatase 2C domain-containing protein, giving the protein MSWYIVGAIALGAVLVLFFALRPQPPAERDADESPKKKGDGAKAKDDETSGLRKRPSLTQQQVAKLEVKPLEGHEDAFFDDDDDDEDEITVLRVALDPKDGKSEPPVAAAEVIYADEGAEHDVPTDHDLRVLTTAIAQTNTGKRRDRNEDRFLKLSSERVYAVADGMGGYAGGHIAAEMAVELLEESFVKKKFHADIRGPELPWRAAELAKAVQRANLKIFERGKKEPWLKDMGTTLVAARFAGHKERLYVAHVGDSRCYRLRDGKLRQLTTDHTFGNLGVVDDGPTSDALSRAVGATPGLTIDVIIAETRPEDVYLLCTDGLTRMVPDEGTIADTIENAETLQDGAERLVELALEGGGRDNVTVVLVEVTPAEKLLGRARDAASA; this is encoded by the coding sequence GTGTCGTGGTACATCGTCGGGGCGATCGCGCTCGGGGCCGTCCTCGTCCTCTTCTTCGCCCTGCGGCCGCAGCCGCCGGCCGAGCGGGACGCCGACGAGAGCCCCAAGAAGAAGGGTGACGGCGCGAAGGCGAAGGACGACGAGACGTCCGGGCTGCGCAAGCGCCCCAGCCTGACGCAGCAACAGGTCGCCAAGCTCGAGGTCAAGCCGCTCGAAGGTCACGAAGACGCCTTCTTCGATGACGACGACGACGACGAGGACGAGATCACCGTGCTGCGCGTGGCGCTCGACCCGAAGGACGGCAAGAGCGAGCCCCCGGTGGCCGCGGCCGAGGTCATCTACGCGGACGAGGGGGCGGAGCACGACGTCCCGACCGACCACGACCTGCGCGTGCTCACGACGGCCATCGCGCAGACCAACACCGGCAAGCGCCGAGACCGCAACGAGGACCGCTTCCTCAAGCTCAGCAGCGAGCGAGTCTACGCGGTCGCCGACGGCATGGGCGGCTACGCGGGCGGACACATCGCGGCGGAGATGGCGGTCGAGCTGCTCGAAGAATCGTTCGTGAAGAAGAAGTTCCACGCGGACATCCGGGGCCCCGAGCTGCCCTGGCGCGCGGCGGAGCTGGCGAAGGCCGTCCAGCGGGCGAACCTCAAGATCTTCGAGCGGGGCAAGAAAGAGCCCTGGCTCAAGGACATGGGCACCACGCTCGTCGCGGCTCGCTTCGCCGGTCACAAGGAGCGGCTCTACGTCGCGCACGTGGGAGACAGCCGCTGCTACCGGCTGCGGGACGGAAAGCTCCGCCAGCTCACCACCGATCACACCTTCGGCAACCTCGGCGTCGTGGACGACGGCCCCACCTCGGACGCGCTGAGCCGCGCCGTCGGGGCCACGCCGGGGCTGACCATCGACGTCATCATCGCCGAGACGCGCCCCGAGGACGTCTACCTCCTCTGCACCGACGGGCTGACCCGGATGGTGCCGGACGAGGGCACGATCGCCGACACCATCGAGAACGCCGAGACGCTCCAGGACGGCGCCGAGCGCCTGGTGGAGCTGGCCCTCGAGGGCGGCGGCCGGGACAACGTCACGGTCGTGCTCGTCGAGGTCACGCCGGCCGAGAAGCTCCTGGGCAGGGCGCGAGACGCCGCCAGCGCGTGA